Proteins co-encoded in one Bacteroidota bacterium genomic window:
- a CDS encoding toxin-antitoxin system YwqK family antitoxin: NGKLKIQGNYKGDKKHLTWTYYDETGKVLKVEEYRDGEMTSSK; this comes from the coding sequence AATGGTAAGTTGAAGATTCAAGGAAATTATAAAGGTGATAAAAAACACCTAACCTGGACCTATTATGATGAAACAGGGAAAGTTTTGAAAGTAGAAGAGTATCGAGATGGAGAAATGACATCATCGAAATAG